The Musa acuminata AAA Group cultivar baxijiao chromosome BXJ2-2, Cavendish_Baxijiao_AAA, whole genome shotgun sequence genome contains the following window.
ACCTTTGATCCGATATGCAATCCCATTCTCCCCCACGGAGATCCCCGACTCCTCATCCGGCTTCGGAGGGATTCTCGCCCTCCCGACACGGCGGAAAGCGGGATGGGAAGGGGAGGGAGGGGCCTTATGGTCGAGCGGGGGCTTGGAGTACTTGGAGGCTTTGCCAGGGATGGAGGGCCGCGAAGGGGCGGAAGGGGTGCCGCGAGACCTGAAATCTGCGGAGGGAGGAGGGGATTCGATGGCGGCACGATTTTCCTCGGCGTCCGCATCCTCGGCGATCCTGAGGGCGGACTGGTGGCGACGGTGGCGGCGGATGTCGTCCTCGATCTCCTTCTGCTCGCGGCGACGGCGGAGGAAGGGCTCCGCGTTGGCGTTGTTCCACCGGGAGAAGCGGAGCTCGGTGGAGGACGCCGGGCGGCGTGAGGGGGTGAGGTTGGGGGAGAAGAGGGGGATGGGAGCGGCGACCCTGAGCGCCATGGCTGGATGTGAGGTCGACCCCAGACAAGGGAAGCGAAGGGTTATCCGCCGCTTGCTTGCTTCTTTGCGGATCACCGCTATAAGTTACCGGGTCCAAATCCGGTTTAAGTTACCAGAGACCGGATCCAGACCCGGTCTTGGCTTCAAAGATAGATAACTAATGCGATAAGAGCTTGCTCGAGTAAATCTAAAAGCAAAAGCCCTCAAAGTAAAAGGATCCGTTGACAGTAATGGATTAATCACCCGAAAACAACCACATTAATTATATATGCATCCATCCAAAGTCAAAGCCCAACAGTCGTAGCATTTCTAAGATCATTAATCTTCCTGGCACAAGATCACAAATTCTTTATCCGAGCAATCCGAAAACACCTTTTAACTGCAAAAAACAAAAGAACAAGCCACACAAATTTTATGGAAACAAGATGCAAGGTGAAGCAGAGATCATGACTTCTGCTGTAAATTGTATTAGGTAAAAATGTCGAACAAGAGTACCCATATTTTCTATACAAGTAATAACTCAACAGAATGGAATTCCAACAAGGAATCCATTTGGTAAATCTAACTATGAACTTAATAAGGAATGCTCAATCCTACATCTATCCACCTTCCAGAACTGTCAACAGAAGAACTATTTTAAGTTGGGGCAAAAAGCTTGAAGTTGGCACCTGGTTCCGCAACAAATGGGTTGAAGAATCATGGCATCAAAACCACCCTCTCTGTCTCCCTTCCAATTTCTTGGCTGCAATCAACTTGTCTAAAGAATCATGTGAACTAGGAACAACAACGAATACTGGAGGCTTTTCACATTTCCATGCTGAAATCATCCAAGCCTGGCGGAGACATTGGTGGCATCGCACTCTCAACACCACCAACAATCTCCATGATCTTCCGTGCAGTTGCTTGAGCTTTAATCTTGTTGCCTCCTATCCTTCCTCTCTTAGATATACTGTCAATTGGATCTAGAATCACCGAAGATCTATTTTGAAGATTCTCGATGGGTGAAGTAGATTTCTGTTTGGATGATGCTTGAGCAGATGCAATGGCAGAGCTAAAAACACCAGATTCCCTCAGACTTTGGACAATAGCCTGCAGATTTGCAAAACAAACTATCATTAAGCAGGAAACAATACTCAGATGCATTATAAGCACCATAAAGGACACAGAAAAAAAAGTCAAAGTACCATTGGAGCATATATGCGTGTCAAGATGCCCTTCCTGAGAAGCATAAGAGTTACCTGTTTATCACTCCACACAACATGTTCCTTGTACCTGTAGGAAATGAAAATCTTGAACActtaaataaacaaaaagatgTTTCCAGCTAATAAATCACAGGCAGCTAGATGTTATTCTggacttggcacacaaaagtaaaAGAGAAAACATATTACTAGCAAATAGTTTATAAAGTAGCACACCAAGAATTATGGTAAAACCCTTAAGAAACTAACCACAATCATCCAAATAATACTTCGCGATACCTGTACCTCCAGGAACTTGGAGGCAAACAAATTGAAGAAGGTTCTCTGACTTAATAATTCAACAACCTTGAATCAACCTGATCAAACTCTAGTCCTATGAGTGATACTGCTGTGTGCAGAGAGAGGacaaatgcaaacaagattttctCTTTAATGCCCAGCCACTTGCTGCTGTATGCAGTTAAGACTATTGGTGTGTGCTTGTATGGTGTAATCACAAGGAAGTCATTCATGTATGATGATAACaatattcttaattcaaatatttGCTATTATTAATGCCATGGCAATCTGAACTCAAGTCACATGCATACGTTGTCAACTCACAAATTTCTCATGTCAGTGGCACCAGCTAACATACAATGCACCATTAGGTTACTAGCACGGAACATGAAATCCACTGAGGCCTCACAAGAGCATATGTATCAACAAGTAAAATCATGATAAGAAGTTCCGATCCCAAACAGATGATGAGATATGCTTCCCTGCATATCAACCCTTGCTGCCACCATGGTCACCATGTTCCCAATCAAACTGGTGGCAATGGAACTCGTGCTCAAAATCTTAAAGATAGCTTAGTTCTGCCAGTCAATTACCAACCATGTAAATTTACATCATTAAAACCGACTACATTTCAGATCAATAAAATAAGAACTAGTGAACTTGTCTTGTCGAGTAGATCTAAGATTCTCAAGTAGTGAAGTACATTAGTCACAGGATGGGAATATAAGCACATACTAGCAATCATCATAGGTTCATACCATGAGTAAGGATACATATCTCTGGAAAAGAATAAACATTTAAAACAGATCTACTGCCCTAAGTAGTGAGTGACCAAACCCATCATGCTTCTTGGTGAAGACAAACCAATCTCTGATCTAAAGGATCATTCCCCATAGTCCTCCATAGACAAACTTTCAGCCCTCTGAGCTTGCTTCCCAACTCAGAAATTGATTATTTTTGCAAGTAAAATGGGAAGATTCAGACTATATTATGGCATTAACTCTAACGATTGGTCAGTTTCTAGATTGTACTCAAGTCAGGTATATGTAAATAGCTAAATGCATATTGTCCAAACAAATAAGGTGATTGAATAGTTTCTGTTAGCTCCATAAAAAGGGTAAGCAAAACATGAATTCTTGTTAGCTTAGGTGCAAACATTATCATTCCACCAGAAAGATGCATTTCAGGTaggaaaaaatattatgtttgaaGTATCTTCCCATGAGATAGGTGCAAAGTTGTCACAGGATGCAAAATAGTTCGACAACTTATGCTCTATTATAAGTAATACCAAGAATTTAGCAATCCCCAGGAAAATGTTTGTCTCCAAAGATCTtttttcaaacaaactgaacctaAAGAAGTTCAGAAAATTACCAGCGCAACATTTCTTCTTCAGTTGCAGTTGATGCAATGATAAAAGCCTGCCATGAGAATATGGAATTTGCCATTTAGCCATACAAAAGTATAGCAACATATAAACAAATAACAAAAATGACCTTGTTTACATATGTAATGGACCGAGGGTGAAGATGCTACATTTCACCTCCAAAGTAGTTTTCATAGACCTTTTCCATACCAATTTATTTGCAGATAAAATCAATACTTGCTAGCAAATAAGTAATATCTACTGCCAAAGGTAGAGTCATTTTACAGCACATAAAGATCAAATACACTTCTGTGTGATATATTTAGTGATTGTTTCTACTTACACTCATGCCATTACTAGTGCTGCATACAAGCATGAAATACTGACATGCATGGTCTGAGAGCAATTATGCTTACACTGAGCTAGGGACAGGAAGAACCACACAATTCATACAATTAGAATACATTTCTAACTTATGTAGGTAATATATGACTTATGGGCAGaacaatcaaaagataaattaaaataaactcaAGCCATAATTGAAAGTTACCAATATGTAAATGGAAGTAGAGTGGCAATGGTCAAGGCTACCTTTGAGAAGACTGTGATGTAATGGTAAAGTAAGCTGTACAGGTAAAACACTCACAGCTCTGTCAAAATCCAACATGAAGCATCTCTTGACATCCTCCTTTGTTGGTTTGCAGCCACACCGGTCACGCCGAGATgtcaaatctgagaactttgtatATGTGTAATGCAGGACGGCAGCATCTTCAAACTTGATCTCACTATAAAAAAGGGGTTGTTTTAAAAGGGATACTGCTTAAATTGCCCAAGAGATTAAATCCTCAAATAAAAACGTGATTCTTGTCACTGCAAGGCCAGCAGGGTTTGGCTCAAGTTGAGCATCACTGTGTGAACCAAACTTCGTAGTTTGAAAAGGTCAGAACGGACTGAAAATATATTGAAGCAAGCATCTTACTGTGGGGCCTTCATGTAGTTATGCCATCTATGTGCACCATTAGGGCGAAGATGATTCTGAATCCGTGCAGCTGATTTTCCATTTCCATAAGTAAGAAAGTAATTTGGGTTACCGTGTGATGCCTCTTTATACAAACCAAAATATGTTTCTTTTGGTAGATGATCATAATTCTTCTTGAACATAGACACCTACGCAGAAAAATAGAACACGGAATGAGATGGCAACATGCCTGATAGTTTTTAAGTTTCATTGGCAAGGGTTATACAAAATGAGCATTCATGCACCTTTCTAAGATAAATTTGTGAAATAATTGCATTATTTGCAGCATAATGCTATTGTATCGAGAAAGGTTTAGATGAAAATCTGATGTAGAACCCAAATACAAAGCGCCAGATAAATTGTATTGGGCAAAGAAAGGGTAAAGACACGATGTAAGAAGTGAAGTGAAAAAAGGGGTTACCCTGGGGATGAGCCATAGGGGCCTGGTATATAAAATTGGGGAAGGATTTTAAATAAGATCATATCAGTTCATTTCTCTTTAGGAGTAATGGCCACAAAATGTTTACATGGCTACAACTAAAGAGTAACATCATGATAAATATATTAGATATGAAGGAAGAAGGAAGCACCATTTACCTCACTGAAAGGATCTTTGATGTCATCCCGCTCAATGGTACTTTCCTGGAACAGACATTATCAGACATACAATAGATCACCATCATTTATTATGAAATAGCTATCCACTTACATAATTTGGAAAGACAACCATGTCCACGTTGGCAGGAACATCAGAAAGCAAACTAGTTAAAGAGTATTCTTGGGCACCAGCTGGATGCAGTAACTCATCAGTATCGAGATGTATGATCCAGTCCATGCCAGCATTCTTTACACAGAAGAAAAGAATGTTAACTACTGGAGGAGACAAGAGTTAATTATTCTTAAAGTTTATAAGTTCTGTAGCAAGCCTATAATAAAAATCAACTTAATCTGTTCAAAATTTAAAGTTAAAACAAATGCAAGCAAAAAAATGTCAACCGGGTTACTGCCTTCCACAGCAAACATGTTTAACATCAAAATAACAACAGAATCGAACATACTTGTGCCATCACTATCGCCATCTCCATATTAAGTGATTGCTTGACAAAGAGTTCGTAATTACAAGGCTTGTAGAAGAAGGCTGCCAACCAAGTCTCATTCCAGATACGACTGCAGAATAGATGAAAAATGAAACTTAGCCATTGTTTTAAAACTCAATGCAAAACAATGTGCAACAAATATTTTCACAAGTTTCTAAAGCTTGAAAAATAATTCATGCTGCTATGAACTTTTACACATGGTAGATGCTTTACAACCAACAGTTTTGACTTTAGAGGATGAAATTATTAGTGATGACTGATGACAAAGAACAAAATGAGAAAATATCTCCAGGTAGAAAAGAAAAGGTCACCAGAAAGTAAAAATCTCCAATCCATAGAGGAAAAATTCTTAGGGTAAATTTTATGGTCAAGTGACTCGGAACAACAAATGACTATTGCTGTAAGGTAAAACTTTTTTAATTGAATATCGCTAAGCTTTCCTTTGAGATTTTACTAAGTTCAAACATCAAGTCTCTACATAACATTTTATGCTCGTAAAGATAATTTGTCATTTACGCCATAAAAAGACAGTAAATCTCATTTGAATATGAGCAAAATAGTGATtaagaaaagaaagcaaaaaatcttATATACTGGCaagttttcataaaaaaaaaaatataatagttGTTTATTATGCTCTTTAAATAGCACAACCATACTGGTAAAAACCTATACAACAATAGCCAATATCAAGGCATTTTGGTGAGGCATTAAACTCAGGCTTCTAGACGAATAAACTCTAACTAGATGCTTGATAGTTATCAATTGAGCAGAAACTGATTTCAGTGGATTGTGGTACTGGATATTAGACAAAAATGCCTCAAATGCTTAACACAAAATTATAATTTCCTCTTACTTTTTCTCCATGCTATAATAAGTTCTTGCAATTGTTTGATACCTTTCTGAGAATAAAGAGCCAAAGAAGGGGTAATAAAACCAACCTCTTTGCCTGTTTTTCCTCGAGTTCTCTAGTTCTGTACATCAGTTTTACCCCCTGTCAATTCGAAAACTCAACACCGAGATTCACAGCATCTTGAATAAATTAAAAGTAGAGGAGGCCCTTGGGATTCATGAGAATCTTCCTATAATATCAGTAACTAGAAAGAGAGATTAACTTACGGGTATGGCTTCAAGGACAGCAGAAAGATGAGGTTTTGCAGCCTTTCCTTCAACAAACAGGAAAAACTGTGATACACCGAGGACCTTGTGATAAAACAACCAGGGTATGATCTGCTCTAAACCGGcagaagtgcttgttgttatacaTATCTGTGAATCATATACAGATTCCCACAATTAGAGGCACAAacagcttgactccagcacagtaAAATCCTTCCGGTCTATAGTCAACGATTTGGCAGCAAATGCAACAGAACGCGGATAAACAAATTAACAAGATTAACCGAAATATGAACAAGTAATCATTTGACGGAGATCCTTTCCCTCGGAGTTTTGAAGGCAAAACAGGAGGACGATTCGTGAATCTATCCACACACACACCAAATCCATCTCCCCAAGTCAAACATGATCCCAAAACCATTCAGAAGCGCTAGAGATCTCACCTTCGGCTTCAGATCCTTGCCCAAATTAAAATTCCAACCGCGGTAGTAAGGGAAAGACGGCGACGAGCTCCGGCCGAGGATGTCCGCGCAATCCGAGGCGGACGAGCCAAGGTGGC
Protein-coding sequences here:
- the LOC135605614 gene encoding glycosyltransferase-like At2g41451 isoform X1, whose translation is MAGHGALRRPPAASSAPHQGFISRALLLLTVLPLALASFAFVLQWRGGVDDLTSRWPAADAQMFPVMDSNNDSHLGSSASDCADILGRSSSPSFPYYRGWNFNLGKDLKPKICITTSTSAGLEQIIPWLFYHKVLGVSQFFLFVEGKAAKPHLSAVLEAIPGVKLMYRTRELEEKQAKSRIWNETWLAAFFYKPCNYELFVKQSLNMEMAIVMAQNAGMDWIIHLDTDELLHPAGAQEYSLTSLLSDVPANVDMVVFPNYESTIERDDIKDPFSEVSMFKKNYDHLPKETYFGLYKEASHGNPNYFLTYGNGKSAARIQNHLRPNGAHRWHNYMKAPHEIKFEDAAVLHYTYTKFSDLTSRRDRCGCKPTKEDVKRCFMLDFDRAAFIIASTATEEEMLRWYKEHVVWSDKQVTLMLLRKGILTRIYAPMAIVQSLRESGVFSSAIASAQASSKQKSTSPIENLQNRSSVILDPIDSISKRGRIGGNKIKAQATARKIMEIVGGVESAMPPMSPPGLDDFSMEM
- the LOC135605614 gene encoding glycosyltransferase-like KOBITO 1 isoform X2; translated protein: MAGHGALRRPPAASSAPHQGFISRALLLLTVLPLALASFAFVLQWRGGVDDLTSRWPAADAQMFPVMDSNNDSHLGSSASDCADILGRSSSPSFPYYRGWNFNLGKDLKPKICITTSTSAGLEQIIPWLFYHKVLGVSQFFLFVEGKAAKPHLSAVLEAIPGVKLMYRTRELEEKQAKSRIWNETWLAAFFYKPCNYELFVKQSLNMEMAIVMAQNAGMDWIIHLDTDELLHPAGAQEYSLTSLLSDVPANVDMVVFPNYESTIERDDIKDPFSEVSMFKKNYDHLPKETYFGLYKEASHGNPNYFLTYGNGKSAARIQNHLRPNGAHRWHNYMKAPHEIKFEDAAVLHYTYTKFSDLTSRRDRCGCKPTKEDVKRCFMLDFDRAAFIIASTATEEEMLRWYKEHVVWSDKQAIVQSLRESGVFSSAIASAQASSKQKSTSPIENLQNRSSVILDPIDSISKRGRIGGNKIKAQATARKIMEIVGGVESAMPPMSPPGLDDFSMEM